The Castanea sativa cultivar Marrone di Chiusa Pesio chromosome 4, ASM4071231v1 sequence CCCTAATCGTTCCACTTAAGATACTGCAATAATATAAACCATGGATATGAATGCCAACCATTTCTTGTATTCGAAAGCATAGTTTTAAATTCTTTTCTGTTTAGTTTGGAATTTCTCATTCCAATTAATTAACTGATATGAATTACCTATTTTCTCAATCTCGttctaaattatattattgtgATTTTAGTCTGTATTTATACAAATATTAACTTTTTCCTAAATCTTATTTTTATATCCACTCACATGGAACAAggtattattatttatctttaacaGTGTGCTTTTCATGTAAACTTTTCATTGCCGTGTTTGACTAGAAAttgtttttgtctttctttaaaaaataacgAAATAGTGGTTGTGGTTTggagaaaatatgaatatatCTTGTCACTTTTCACTTGTCACTTGTCACTTGTAACTTGTCAGTCCTCATATGGTGGACCCAATACACATTAGTCAATTACACACTTACATTCTATGGTGGTGAAAGCCCAAGGCCACAAGCACGCATATTGGGATAAAATTATACATACCATATCTTGACCCGCCTTACTTGTATGATAACCCTTTACATTCTATGGTCATGTGGGATTTTGTCACTCTTACTAAATAGTAGAGAAATCTCGGATAGTTTGTTTGGCAGGTTGAGTAGAAATTATACAATTCTCATGCTAGACCATCTTACCTAttcacaatttaataaaaatacttCCACATTCTTAAAATTTCTGACTCAATTTAACAAGAAAGTcaatttatgtttaatttttttaatcataaactGACTCTGCAATTTTAAACatgtaggagtattttggtGGAATAATGATAAGTAACATGGCCACCATAAGAATAGTTTAATTTCTCGTGAGCCCAAGAGACTCCTTGTTTAAGGCTCACACGTAACCAAGGGCATGGGTGAGGACCGTGAGGTACGTGGCAAATATGGTTGCTTTGGATAGTTGACCCCAAAGTGTGTTCCCTTTGATTTCCTTCCCTTGTTACTTATTAGCCACACTTTCATATgcaaagtaaaaataaaatctaagctaaaatgcaaaacataCTATTTATACTTCACCATAACTCATTTTAGTTCTTTAACATTGATTTTGTGCCTTTTAGCCTCAAATCTATTAAAACCTCATTTTAATAGAACATGTCTTACCTGTATGGGATATTTGGATTGGCTTTGACCCAATCTAAATTTTACTTCATAAAATATGGACTAGTGATCATcttctcaataaaaataaaaaaataaaaagaataggaaTGTTATATTTAATTCGAAACAATTAAGGGATTAACAAATATGCTGTATACTGGCCATGTAAACATTTTTCTAGTATAATGCAATTGGGTATTGGCAATTACCATATGAATCCCTTGCATAATTGCATTGAATGTTTGTTTGAACATCCAATGCAATCATGCAAGGGATTTAGACATAATTTTGCACAAGAGATAGGAGAAATTACTAGGTACATCGGAGGATTGCTGAAGTGATCCTCATTAATTGATTGTCCTTGATCCTCCCAACTAATAAAATGTTGTCATTCATGCAGGTGTGACATCACTTGGtggtttattattttatgttgatTAGGAAGTTGACTCACACACTTGCATAGGTAATATCATTTCATTGATTGGGAGAACCACTTCAGCAACCTTCTTGGTGAAACTAATAATTTCTCCATAGGTTGTAGTGGGattctttttgacttttttcatTGTGGTTGTAAAGTAAACGTTTAACATACATGCCAGCTATAGACTGCATTTGTTGCATTTGCAATTAAACATGTTTTTTCTAtctgttatgttttttttctcaGTTAAAATGTTTGGGATTTTACACTCACTAGACAACCccatatttttatcaaaatctGAGAACACATCCTCTTTAATTCTTGTACTGTTTTCAAACAGTGGGGAGAAAGGAAGGGTGGGGGTGTTGGAGAGATAGCCATATATGGTACTATGTAACTAGTCAAATTAAACAATCTTTTTTACTTTgcaccccaaaaaaagaaaaaaaaaatcttatggtATTGAATTTTTGATGAAACTGCCATTGTATTTAAGAACAACCTGAATGGATAACCTCAGTAATTGCCATAGTACTGTGACAATATAATGTTGTAGATCTTGAGGTTTTCTAGTGATAAGGCCTGCCCTCATTTATGATCTTTGCACTGAAATTTTGGAACTGCTCTcatttgtaataagtacattAAAGCGCTTGCTTGTTTGGTTTGGTCTACAAAATCATAATTAACATACAAAATAGAACcttccaaaaaatattatagaataagTATTATCTAAGTCATTATCAGTTAGAAAGTCAAATCAGATAAGAAAGTACAAGTagattattattactttttggaCACGTACGTGCGTACttaaaaatcaacccaaacaaCATCAAGGCCAAGTGGTCAATTATCTAAGTAAAACCAGATGAGAAAGTaatagattatttatttattcggATAAAAACAACCCAAAGTACATCAATCcaactgaaagaaagaaaaacgacCGAAGTACATCAAACCcaactaaaagaaaaacaactcaAACTATAATGTCGATAATACGAAACCtttcaaaaacctttttttttatataataattagttAAAATGACAAATTGTGATCAGTGAATGACCACAACGTATCATCCcaacaattattatatatataaaaaaaaaagttttaaaatttttgtacaGTATAGACTTATTAAAACCTAAATGCACACCTTGCATATCCTATTAAAACCTAAATACACACCTTGCATTGCATATCCTATCAGTTTAAATTTGATCATCTTCAGGGTCCGGAAGCTCATTCAGATCAGGAATATTACGGACATTCTGGTAGGGCTCCATGATCATCATATCAGCCTCATCAGGAAGCTCATTCAAATCAGGAATATTACGGCAATTCACATGGAGCTCCATTACATTAGTCCTTGGCCTTCTTGTAGAATCGGGTTGCTGCAAGCGGTTGGAATGAATTCTCATGTGGCCATTTTTTGCTTTGATCTTGGAAAACTTTTTTCCACAAACCCCACACGAGAATGAATTCTGATTGCCTTCTTGAACGGCTTGAGGCCTGCTTCCTCCAGCAACAACATCGTTACGTCCACCATTGTTTGGCCAATGGATATGGGAGTGTTGTTGCTGAGAGAAGAATTTGTTATGCTTGATCAACTCCATGGCTGAGAAATGAAAGAGAGgaacttctttattttttgaagaaggaagaaaggaaaCTAGGAGTGTTTTGTGTGACAGACAGTGAGACACTGAGTGTGTATTTatagtcaaaaaataaaatgtaaggaaGGCATGACAATGAAGGGCCTATCATTTTTGACCAAATGTGCCTGTTCATTCATGTATCTTCATTGGAGATTACGTACAATGCTTTCCAAAACCTACATGAGATCTCTATAACTTTTATGTCAAACCACTAACAAACGAACtgcactttttttaatatatattaaaaaaaaaaaaaaatatatatatatatatatatatatatatatggtcaaAGGAGTGTgcttcttttattaaaaaagttgtCTTCTAGATTCAGAGGCGGCTGTACTTGGAGTTGGAGTCCTAATGAACCCCAGAACTGTATGACACAAAGTCATTAAGAAACAAACATTCGTACAAGACTTCATTGCATTATTAAAAGATAGGTACCGGTTTAATGACTGGTATGACCGATACTTATATGGTAGGTATTGACTTCCTTACCAGGGACACTATGACCCAAGTATATCCTTTTCAGCACTAATAACTCCACACTATTTAGGGCTAAGTAAGGACTCAgccaacccaacccgacccaaaTTATTTTTGGCAAGTTTGTTGTATTTAGGGTCAGGCTTTGTGTCCCACTTTCAGGTTCAAGTCAGTTTTGGGTATCTAAACCCGACCTGAGACATGATCTAGGGTTGTACGAGTTTGAGCCATATTAATTCTTCCCCTTTCCCCCGCCCGCAACTACTATGCTCAGTTTTCTTGCCTAACTGTTACGTGCCAGACATACaaatttttatgtaatataaatttagaaaaaaattacatttgaaCCAAATAAATTAGATTCATCACTTTCTTAGAGTGCTTCACATGTAAACATTTCTCTATTTACAGACAAAATTAGAGACTCGTACCACGATTGACTTGTTCTTAAACTTCAAATAGCTAAGAGATTCCTCCCACTGAGAAAGACTTTAAAACCTATCATGATAATAGTCTCTaccattgactttttttttattatttttttttatataagatagaaattttactctagcataatctaattgtatatgtatatgaagttcactcctggagacttgaacttcgGCCTCCCCCCCTCAcacctcacaccccacaagtacttaatACTTGTTGAGTGACTATCGCATCAAGGGTGCGCAGTGATGAATAGTTGTTGTTAGAGTCCGTAGATGATGTAggaaaaaatcttcaaattaatttatgtaatttgttatttttggtaatttatgtaattttctttattttaggtttagggcatttatttccttgtttttaagtACTTTTAACGCTTTTTAGGTTAAACTTGATTCTTGTTATGGTTAGATATTAATTAGGAGATATTAATTGATGCTACTGTCTACGATTGGGTCTACTTTCCAACAGTGGTGGATGACTCACTCACCCGACAAGTTTAGTGGTTATCGTTTAGAATAATATTTCTTGATGCGTAACTTGAATAAGGTGCATTATCGCAGAGTTGTTCAGATtacattaacaaaatttattatcttttcaaaaataaaatatatacctGCCAAGAGTCATGTAACTTAATTTAAATTCAGTTGTAATACAAGAGTCATGTCATCCTATATGCTCGTTAACTAGTTTCAAActataaaaacttcaatttaaataatttattaatgatatagttattgatctttgattatttttaagttttataagtatggagaatatacaaaaataatataatttgaaGGTAGgtttatcaaaatttacatctatttaaaaaatatttagtatatatatatatatatattagacttAAAAGTAGGCCAGTACCCTAATTCCGTAACCACATCATGCATCAACCTTTAACCAATATTTGACTTTTTAGCGTACTATATTGGGTGCTTAAATCTCTTTATTTAGAAAATGTTACAATCATCAAATCATATCATAAATGGATCATAAAAAAGTCCAGAAAGAGAAATTGACAGGGTCCCACTTTAATGTGATCTTTTAGTGACATTATGACTGAAAGTGCAAAACGCATGATTGCATGAGATTCATAAGATTAAATCATGTCACCATTTGCAACAATAAAATCAATGGACACATGGTCAAAGATGCCATTTGATCTTAAGACTAGAAAATTATATCTATGTTGAATTGTTGATGACTGAAAAGATATAGCACCTCTTTATCTCACTGGgatcaattttcaattatatttggGCTAATGTTTACGACTgtaattatatacatatattatttcTAAGTAGATCTTGAGTATATAATTGATTATATTGCCTTGAATGTAACCTAACGATTCTTTTTGCAGTATAGCCTAGATTTGGCTCTAATGCTTTAACCGTTTGTGGCAAATGGTATTAATGCCAAACAGGTAATAATACCGTGTGGTTTGGGGGCACTATAGTACAACTTGAATGCTAACAAGGAGATTAAGTATTTCagtaagaaattatatataataccCCCAATTGTGCGGACTTTATTGGATTAAATCGTATGAGTGTATAAATTggctaagttttttttgttgctgttaatgatattatatgtgtgtgaaagaAATTGTCAAACATTATaaatgatgatgccgaaaatcgttaGAAGGCTACAAAGTCCTTACGTGcccgaaacaacacctgcacacACCAAAGGGAAAAAGACCTCAAGAGaataccggtgtggtaccggcttAATACCCTCTGAAGGTTAAGTCAAAGAGATTATCACAACTCTAAAGTGCCAGAGCCGggatgaattatgcgtacctatTTTCTGTGGGTTATGGCATTTTTATAGTGATGAGGAGCCGACCTTGGTTCCTTGGAGAACAGGAATATTTTCTTATAGAGAAGATCTTCATAAACGCACGTGATTTAAGAGACCCTTTCCATATAAGGGTTTGGTTAATCATGGAGCTTAAGTTGTTGCTATTTGAAATTCCCTTGGAGGCCAAGTAAGCCGCGTCACTACCACGTGGCCTATCTCGACACCGTCGTCATCAGTACCTGTCTGTAGCACTATCCATTTACTGCAGGTCATCCGTTCGTTGATGGATGATTCGTCCAGCTTATATCGTCCATGTATTGAAGGTGATCTATTCACCTTAGATCATCTGTCCATTCTTAAGGAGCCGCGTCGTCTCATGTTTTTATCCATTTCCCTAGTAATGCTACCTATCGTAGGTCTTTGCAAATTCTGACCGTCTACCCTAAATATGCCATCATTagttgccccctcactccaTGGATCCGTCGCCTACTTTGTACGGATCCATGGAGTGATAGTTTACCTCTATCCTTGAGAAGCGTGTGTTGATTGACAGGCTAGCCTAGGGTATTAATGCTGTAGGGACACGTGGCTAGCTTTTAATGGTTGTTTGCTTGAACCGAAGCGTCCTTTCGCCTTCCGCgccgttccctctatatatatatatatatatatatatatatatatatatatatatatatatatatatatatcgctTGCTCCTTTCATTTTtaacttttggaaaaaaatttattgatcaGAGCACTTCCATCCACTCTTCTTTGGCCGTCACCTCGTTGATTTTGTACTACCGTTCTTTTTAGCCTTCCATCGTCCTTCTCATACCGTCAAGCTGTGAGTATTGTTTCCCTTATCTCAAGTTTCTCTTTAGTTATTGCGTTCGCTTGTCCGCCGTTAGTGTAGACCTAGAGTCTTAGGGTTTTTTATCCGTCATttgtaggtgtcagatgtctagtaAGGCATCAAGTGGTCAATCGTTTGTCTGCGATGGAGCGGGCTACGATGAGGTGTTTCCATCAGGTTAAGTAGACCCCAGCACCTCCAGTGAGGAGAGGGACTCGTCAGCCAACTCTCCTCCCAATATGGAGGATAAGCAGGATGAGGACGGGTCAAAGTATGACTCAAATGATGACCTAGACGGTGTACACCCTCCTATCCAATCCGCCATAGGTCTTGATGGGTTTAGGGAATTCATCATACTTCCTTTGTGAACGGTAAATGACTTCGTCTCTACCATCAAACTATCGCACTTCAACACACTTAGGGAGAAGTACCAGATACTTGACAACATATCTATTTGTCTACCCTTTAAGTCAAAGAAGTGCTACTATAGGGGTCTTGAAGATGTCTGGGTATACAAGCAGATGCTGAAAGCTGGGCTTCGCTTCCCGTTGAGTGCCCTTCACCATCGTCTTCTCCAATACCTAGGATTGGCTGTCTCCCAGATCTCTCCGAACGCCTGGAAGGTTTTCCTGGGTGTAGAAGTCTTGTACGGGGTAATGTCCAATGGAGCGCGACGGCTgacagtggaagaattttttcatTGTTACTGTCCTTCTGAGATTGGGCAATCCAAAGGGATGTATAGTTTTCTTCCACGGAGTTTGGTGCTTAGGCTAATGTGCGAGACCCCATACTCTAACAGGAACTAAAAGGGTTGTTACTTTTTCTCCGTGGGGATAACTGGACGTGTCATCCAAATGATCATGAGTACATGCCTGTTGACACGTCATGGGGTATAATGCCCCCGTCTGGTATGTGTCCGTCCTTATTAGGTTTAATCCTTTTATATTTGTTCAGTTGTCCTAACCGCCTTCTTTGCAGCTTGCGACCATCCACAAGTTACGACCGAGCAATTCGTTTTCCTGGAGAAAATCTTTAAGACTACTAGGCCATCGAAGAGGACTTGGATAAAGCTCGTTACCTTGGATACTCTCCACTGGTACTGTGATGGTCCAGAACCTACCACTACTGCCCGTCGATACAACGCACAAATTCACAGACGTAAGTTCGTTGCTCATTGTGTGTTTGTATTTTCGATTACATCCTTACCCGTCCACTTTTTGTAGAGATGGAGGAAGCTAGGAGAAGGGCATACATCAAGCAGCAGGCTGCTGCTAAGAAGTAGCTAAAGGGGAGTCTTCCCCCCAAGATGAGCTCGACTCACCCATCCACAAAAAGGCAACCGTTCGAGAAAATTGACCGTTAAGGCAAAAAGCAAAAGGTGGTGACGGGACTTGTTGCTGGTCAAGCTTCCGGTGGTTTTAAGCTGCCCCCTAAGCTTGGCTTGGGGAAAGGCAAGGGTCTGTTGGTCAACCCAGACCCCGTCAAGGAGAAACCTCTCGTCCTTCTCCGAGAGGATTCCCAGTACACCTTTAAGCAAATCACCTACACCATCAAGGACAAGGACTACGAGGACCTAGGCAATCACTATACCGAAGCAATGGGGGAGATGACACTGTTCAGCCTTACACAGGTTTGTATCCGTCACTACATGCTCCgtcatatttttattgtttcgTACTTACCCTTTGTTGCTGGTGTAGGGGGTCCTGATGGCGAAGGGATTGATGGAGCATTGCCTTTCTCATGAGAAGACGCTGGAGCGCATCTATGCAAAGGCAAATGCAACGGAGGAAGAGCTAACGGAGTTAAGGGCCTGGAATGACTTCAAGGCCTGACGAACTGATAGGCTAGCAAGAGTACCTATTTTTGTCATCCATTCGGGCTTGGTGTCGTCAAGGCGCACCTCTTCGATTCCTTTTATTGGCTCCGCTGCCGCCCACCGTTCCTCTATACACATTGCTGGTAAATGGTTGTCCATTTTGAGCATGGCAATGTAGCACTCACGTGCTGCTATCTAATCACCCTGTACCTCCCCTACCCCGTATTCAGTCGGGAACTTAACCATtaggtggtaggtagaggtcaCGGCCTTCCATGAATTGAGAGTAGGGCGGCCCAAAATAGCATTGTAAGCAGATGAGCAGTCTACTACTGGGAATGTAACATCCTTGGTGATTTGCTGGGGGTAATCGCCAACTGTAACGGACAAGGTGATCGCGCCTGGTGGGTATACCCTTGTacctccaaagccaacgagTGGCACGTCAGTTGGGATCAGCATTTCTCTCCCAATCCTCATTTGCTGAAACGCTGGGTAGTAGAGTATATCAGCGGAGCTACCGTTATCTACCAAAACCCTGTGCGTGTTGTAGTCGTCAATCTGTATACTTACGACAAGtgcgtcgtcatgtgggtggtggagGCATCGAGCGCCTTCTTCCGAGAACCCGATCACCGAGTCGTCCATACGTACCATCCTTGGGACCAATCCTGTCAGCTGGACATTTTGGACCAATCAAAGGTACATCTTGTGTGCTCTCTTGGTTGAACAAGGAGTTGttgtgccccctacaatcattcTTATGTCCCCGATGGGTGACTTGGGGCGCTTGTTCTCCCTCCGGGGGCCTTGCTCTTGTGGCGGGTCTCTCTTCTCTTTGCTTACGAACCTTTGCAATTTTTCCTGCCTGATCAGGGCTTCTATCTACTACTTCAAATCGAAACACTCGGAGGTATCATGGCCATGGCCACAATGGAAATGGCAGTATTTATCCCTGGACCTCTTGTTGGGATCACCCTTCAGCTTGCCTTGAAACGTTAGCGACCCTTCGTCCTTTATTTGCATTAGTACCTGATCGATTGGAATGTTCAGCGAAGTGAAATTTGCAAATCTCGTCGAGGGGGTCTTGAAGCGTCTATCTTCTCGCCCGTCACCAGTCCTCATGACCTTCCACCCTCTCTGCTGTCTTGCATCTTcctatctttctctttttctaggCTTTTCTTCTCGCGCAAGTAGTGCGTCTTCCGCGTtcatgtatgtgtgtgtgtgtgttttttttaaaagtgataACATGTAGTCTAATCGGTGGACCtaccatttttaaaatatttacaaaagtgtCATTGAATAATGTTATTTGAAAACTAAAACTTGGTAAGAAGAGTTTTCTAAATTCAATGTTTAAACACCCTAAAATGAGAAACGTAACTCAAATACTCTTAAGAAAACACTCATACCAAACGTGTTTCTATTGTTTAAATTACGTTACCAAACAAGCCCTGAATGTTTAAAAGCAACtgttcaataaaaataagaaatgaaaaaagaagaagtaaacaTTCCTACACACATCctattatccacaattttatccAAACCCATAAAATACACTAGCCCCATCACACATGCTACGTACGTGCAATGAGgcacttttttcattttgagtttaatgtgatttttcaatttgaatttatctattgttagtAAGGTTACGCAGGAAggaatttttaagaaacttaaatttaggatttgaaatggagTAAACTGCTGGGTTTAGTGTGGGCtagtttttagaagaaaaaaaaaaaatatatatatatatatatatagcaaacatgcgtgagatatatttaaataaagagtgtactaattttaggaaaaaatttctctagtagcttttttttttaattatgttgaattacaattgaTTATGCGAAGAAAATCACTAGACTGGATGTTTCGGATTTCAAAGATCTGGTGACTGTCTTgaaggcctgaaaaagaaagaaaaattatcaaaggtgaccggggttgccaaCGAAAAACCCTCCGATaccaaagttagttttctctcttagattttggagttccaactttttaggaattgtaaaaacaTACCTTTGTCTGGTCTGAATTGGcatttatatagtgcgccccagaAACGGTTATtggatttgtaacttcccctatatttgaggaggtctatgggttcagagataacttccacaaccgtttcGGAGTTACTCTTTTTCATATAACTGTCATTGGAAGTTATGCCTGTGATAAGGAGTTGTAGCAGTGAACCTGGATTTCACTCATGTCCTAGAACACTAGCATGTAGGCAAGTTCACGCTTGGgtaattttcctaagtgtcagGAGCTCGTCTAGGAGCCTTCCTGACGAGCGTACCTTGTTCCCACAGAAGGTTGTCCttctatggacgaccttctcaTGGACAGTCATCCTTACATGGACGACCTTCCTATGTGGGATGTTCCTTCTGTTCTGGACGCCTCTTTTGGATGAGATGGAGTTGGTCAGAGTTTTAGTTCACCATCAACAATTTTaacccaattttttatttttttaagaataacgattatctaattagattaaagtcatttttgacatttttagaagtcataattaactttttttaatcctcttaatatatagagattaaAATTGCAACTTCaaatcacaattttattgtattttatgGGTTGGGAGGAGGctcttttgaatgaaaaaaatattttgtattaaattatattatgtcATCCATATTAGAAATCAAATAAAGGGAATatatatgtgcaaaaaaaaaaaaaaaactacctacTAACATATGTTTTCATTTGCTAATAggatagttattttttttgcaaacaTGTCTCTCacttatttattgaattttttatactacTAAAGTAATAAGTGACATGATACGTGATGTGTGTAAGGTGTTGTGAAGTGAAGTGTTGTGTGTAAGGTGTTGTGAAGTGCAAGTACTAAGAAGTGCAAGTGCTGAATTAGATTGTTGAGCTGGAGTTAGTCAGAGTAGTTACTGAGAGCTAGTTAGTTagttgctgaaagtattgtaagaATTGAAATATAAGGATCAGTGAGAGGATTGAAATGGATCTTGGAATGAATAAAGTTTGCAGTCTTCTCTGTGATTTCCCCTCttcctcttatttttttttcctttttttttcttcttcttctctattcTACATTCTTCTAACCTTGGAGGCCTCGTTTCCCTCGAAGAAAACTACCAAATTGTTCTTCTTTCAATAAGAATAGCTACTTCCTATCACAACAGTCGATAACAAATACCTTCTCATTTGATGCAGTGCAATAGTTTCAAAATACTGAATTGGATATTCCCTCTGATGCAATTCATAGTAAAATGACCGTCTCAAAGgtttagagcattcacaccaACAAATGTAAAATACAAAAGGTGTCCAACTTTGTATATTTAACCCCAAAATTCTTCTACATCAACTAGACTAAagttgtgtaaatttacacaatttctAATTACATGGTTACTATAGCTGTGtatttcattattatatatatatatatatatatatatatatatatatatttatctcacCTCCTTTCTTTCTCCAtctgatttctctctctccctctccctctctcgcCCTCTAAAACGGACAGAACTGATCAACTACCCATCACTATACAACCACTAGCGCAACACCACCACCCACCACTGCAACTTGGCATAGTAGAATTTTTGCCTCAACCTAGAAAACCTATTTCATCTCAACCCAACTTCATCTCGAACCATTTCACCTTAACCCAAAAAACCCATGTTTGGGTCATGGGTGAGATCTAGCAATAAAAGCTATCAACCCAAAAAATCTGTGATTCCGTGCAGTTGCCAATCAGatcaaaagagagaaaagtagGAGTCTTGGTTGGGTCAGATCAAGAAAAAGGGTAAAGGACAATGGTGGGTTTGATGGTGGTTCAAATTGAGAGAGGGAGGACGATGATGGCGATGGAAAAGAGTAGATAGGAGAGAGATGTTTGAGATGAGGGTGCTAAGAGATGAAAGGATCAAGAGAGTAGAAAGCAGAGAGGAGAGGGACCATTGAGATGAGGATAGAATAGAGAGAAtggagaaaacaaagagacttGGGAGATGAGAGAGAACCGGAgaaattaaaggtaaaaaacataattaaaaaaatgattatttaattaaaatggaGTGTAAAATAGACCGCCTGATATGTTTGTTTTGTAATAATgattgtgtaaaataaaaagtaggttttttttgctaaaatagacaaaaaaatttagacaaattaatgtgaatgctcttacaaGTAACGTGTAAAATGGATGTTTATTAAAGTATGTGGCCCTTGGCGAATGTTAGCTTTGGATATTTGGCGAGTAATGATGAATGAATTATCCACTTTCTTTAATAGTCGTGAATCATAAATTAGgactcttcatttttcttaatttattttatttgaaagattttttttcctcataaagcataaacaaataaacaacatGGTGAacttaacattttattttggaaaaaatttagctacaaaatagGTTGTAGCATAATACTATAgactcactcaataaaataaatattactacatattttgaaaatctagccgtgaaattttatgttctttatgctcttaatacacatgtcaaaatttgtgttaatcagatattatttactatatgatctataagcttatatttt is a genomic window containing:
- the LOC142632331 gene encoding uncharacterized protein LOC142632331 is translated as MDDSVIGFSEEGARCLHHPHDDALVVSIQIDDYNTHRVLVDNGSSADILYYPAFQQMRIGREMLIPTDVPLVGFGGTRVYPPGAITLSVTVGDYPQQITKDVTFPVVDCSSAYNAILGRPTLNSWKAVTSTYHLMVKFPTEYGVGEVQGD